ggaacggaggcgttccgttccatcgagccgcacacgattggtcaatttgaacgtcgcggttgaaattgaccaatcgtgtgcggctcgatggaacggaacgcctccgttccattttggaacgcgtacaagatcgcgccctaggcttcaagattgtcacgtgacgctccctcctagtttttttccttcctccatggcggcGGCCCATGCAGGAGATGGGGAGGGAGAAGAACCGGTCCACCAGCCGCTGACCGTGCGGCGATCGGTGCATGCGCTCGATGGTGTTGAGCGCCCTGCCAACAGCGCGGAGAGAGACGGGAGTCTCGCCAGCCTCAGCGAGAGTGGCGCCCACCTGCGACGACTGTGGGAGGCACAGGAGTTGACGAACAACGGCTCGGTGATCCGCGTCCAGTGCCTCCCACTTTGATGGATGTATGTCAGCAAGCGGCAGGCCGTACAGCACCCTCCCGGAGGCTACCGCGTTGTAGACCCGCAGTGCAAGGGTGGGTGAGCAGCCCTGGCCGCGGGCCATGAGGGAGCGTGCTGCACACGCCACCCGTCTGGTCCCCTTGCGAAGGGCCGCCACGACCGGTTGCCAGTTGAGCCGGTGGTCTACCAGGTGGCCGAGGTACCGTACCCTCCGGCGCCACGGGAGGCTCGCCCCACGAAGGGTGAGACGCGGGACCTCATAGCGGCCGCCGTAGCGAGGGTGAACCAGGAGCGCCTCGGTCTTTGCCGCCGAGAGGGTCAGGCCAATGCCGGAGATGTACGCGTCGACCGCATCCAGCGCAGACTGCACACACCTGCGCACCGCCCTGCCCCGCTCGGTTGGGTCAGCGGCGAACAGGgcaatgtcgtccgcgtacatcaCGACACGAACCTCGTACTCCGGCAGCTGAGGGATGTAGTCGCCGATGCGCGCGAGCGCGAGGTTGAAGAGGAAGGGCTCAGCAcactgccctgcggcacaccagtcgaGACCGCGCGCGGCTGGCTGAGCACTCCCCCCACGCGCACACGCATCGTACGACCACTGAGGAACGCCCCCACGTAGCGGAGCATCCTCCCGGCGACCCCCATGGCACGGAGCGCGTCGAGGATGGTGGCGTGCGGCAGCTGGTCGAAGGCGCTCACCACGTCGAGGAGGACGAGGTAGCTTGCATCGCCGCGGTGCTTGGCCTCCTCGAGTGTAGCGACGACATCGGCCAGGGAAACCGCGGTGGCTCGAAGTCGGCGGAATTCGCTCTGCTCTGCCGCGAAGGTGTCGAGCGCCTCGGCAATCCATTCGAGGTGCCGAAGCGCCATGGCCTCGAGCACCTTGCCCGCAGCAGACGTGAGGGAAACTGGCCTGTACGAGGCAGGGTTGCTGGGTGGTTTGCCGGCTTTCAGCAGCGGCACCACCACTGCCTCGCTCCACTCGCTCGGAATGGTGCCAGTCCGCCAGACCTCGTTGAAGGCATCCAGCAGGAGTTGAAGCTGGCCGCTGTCGAAGTTCCGCAGCATCTGGTAGGGGATGCCGTCGGAACCGGGAGCCGAGCGGCGCTTCCGTGCCGACAGCACCGCGCGCAGCTCACCGATAGTTAAGTCAGCTGCGCACAGTGCGTCAATCTCCACCAGGATGCCCGTCGACGGGAAGTAGCGCTGCGGGGCCATGAGCTCGCGCCGGGGGTGGTGCTGGGGCTGCAGGATCGCCGTTGCCATCGCCGAGACTGCGGGTGGTGGGCAGAATGTGACTGCCAGCAGCTCTGCGAGCTGCGCGTTGGTGATACCGCGTgccaccgcgatggagagtgCGGGGCAGCGCGGCACTGCGCCACGGACGCGAGCCAGCGCGCGCAACGTCAAGGGAGAAGCATAGACTGGCCCAGCTCGCATTGCGACGCTGCCGCGCATGACCACGACAGACAGCGTCCAACCAGTTGTACAGGGTCCAGTGCTCCCTCCTGTCAGTGCGGATCGCCTTGCGCTGCGCCCTGCGACGCGCAGTTTGAAGGTTGAGTTGCTTGATGTCCGGCACAGGGGTTCCAGCCGGCACCGCAGTAGTTGCCGCACGCGCACAGACGGCGATGTGCCGGAAGAGACCGCCCTCCGAGAGTGGCACTGCAGCACACAGTTCCCGGAAACGCGGCCAATTCACTACACTGTAGCTCCTCGTGGGCAGGTGAGCGGCGGCGTGGGGCACGAGGAAAATCGGGAAGTGGTCCGACCCCCGCGTGTCGGGGCCACGACGCCAGACGTAGTGGCACCGCTCCGACACAAGCGAGAGGTCGATCGCACTCCCCGCACAGTCACGGCGAACGTAGGTAGCACTGCCGGTGTTGGCCACGAACAGGCCGGCCCGCAACACGGATTCCAAGAGATTCCGACCGTTCACGTCGTCGCGTGCACAGCCCCACGCAGAGTGATGGGAATTGAAGTCCCCGCACACCACGACGTCCCCTCCAACAGGATCGCACAGGCACACAACGAACTCAGTGTCCCAGCGCTTACCAGATCGAACGTAAACACTGGCGACACATGTGTCGGTGGACCCGACACGCACGGTCACTGCCACACACTCGGCATTCGCGCACGGCAAATCGTCGACGCGCACTACGGCCTGGGCAAGGCCAGCACGCACGTAAACTGATGCGCGCGACCGACCGGCCGGGTGGCAGGAGTCGGCACACGGACTGGCCGTGCATGACGCCAGCTGGCGGGTGGTGGCACTATGGTACGCCACGAAGCCGCGCAGATTGAGCTCCCCCGCAAGCACGTACGTTTCCTGCAGAGCAAGAACGTCGCACTCGCCGAGGAGAGCCCCATCTGCGAACTCAGGATGACGGCGGCGCATAGAGCGCACGTTCCATTGAACGATGCGCGGCCGCTGTACCCCGGGCGTACTAGCCGTGATGAGCCCGAGCGTCATGCATTGCCAGTGCCGCCACACACATGTGACGCACCGGCGAGTCGGCTGGTACCGAGTGAAGGGCCACACGAAGTGCCGACGCGATAGCCGTTGCGACTAGCCCGCGCGTGTCCTGCGTTGCAGTGCTGGGGGGCTGCGCCGGGCCACTGTTGTTGGTCCGGCGCAGCCCCCAGCACTGAAACGCCGTAGGTGCTCCACTGCAACGGTCGTAGGTGCTCCAGTGTAACCGGTCAGGGCGTCCCGGAACTAGCGGCCAGGCTGCACCGGGGCGGAAGGGCGCCGCTCGGGGACCCGCGATTCAGTGGGCCGCTGCTGCGAGGTGGGAGCCGGAGGTGGGGCGGCGTTCCGGGCGATGGCGAGCGCCTGGCGACGCGTGATGCGTGGCTGAGTGCTGTCCAGGATGCAGGCCACCCTCCGTTTGAACTGCCAGTTGGGGCAGCTCGGCTCCGTGGCAGTATGTGGACCGCCGCAGTGGAGACAGCGTGCCCGCTCAGCTGTGCAGGTACCCGCGGGGTGCCGCCCGGCACACTGCAGGCAGCGCTCGTCCCAATGGCACGTCACGGTGGCGTGGCCGAAGAGGCCGCAGCGACCGCACTGCAGAGGACGGGGCAGCCGCGGATAGACGACCCGCCGCTGTCGGAAGAGGTGAACCGCCGCGGGCACCACGGAACCGGCGAAGCGCAGGACCACGGCGTCGCCGTTCCTCGTGGCCGAGAGCACCGGCGCGGACGACTCCAGGTCCTCGACGATGGTGGGCTCGTCGAATGCCGGGTCCACGGCGAAAAGCGTGCCACAGCACGTGTTGAGGGCCAGGGCTTTCGCCCTCAcgtgcacgtcgcagatcacgCGGACCGCCAGCAGGGCCGTGAGGTCCGCGCCCGGAAGCGTGTCGACGGCTACCACGTTCCGGCGGATGTTGGCTCGCACCCGGTGCGCCCCCGGACAGGAAGGCGGCGATCGCATCGCGCGATGTCACCAGGAAATGCGCCCTCCTGGCCACAGGTCTGTACAGGTCCGTTTGGCAGCGGGCCGGGTCTTCTGGCGCGGAAGGCACGGTGACGGGCACCCTCGAGGGTGCGGAGGTCTTTGGACGCGGCTCCGGCAAGTGGGGCGGGTTGCCTCCGGCCGAGCCTTTCGGCAGCTGCCCCGGGGGCACACCGTCATGGCTCGCGGCGGGAGCGCCCGAGCGCGCGCGGCTGTTtttcccctttttctttttttttctgctttgcgGCGCGCGGGGGAGACGACGCGCTGAGCCGCTGCGAGGGAGCGAGCGGAGAGGCGCCGCCGTGCGCtccgtcgttgtcgtctgctacgggTCGCAGGAGGGAGGGGCTTGTCGGCGCATGCGCCGTGGTGCCAGAAACCGGCGCAGTCGTGGGTAGAGTGTACTATAGTCGGTaaaactttagaagacaggaggaggccccgcccagttgaccgaagcgcagcagccaattcctccgcgactcaagaaatagtcccgctcaaaaaattgtgactgcttctaaaacgcgtatttgtcggcataaataagatttgtgtatcttgacgagtggtttggtaaaactatcatgatggaaatgctaccgcacatgccggatcgcgagagaaaaataactccgtgccttctacaacgctgtgcgtcgtctgctacggagcaagatcgacggcaccgggcgtagaagtcgctggcttaatagcataagattcatatatactttttatgtgtttgcacaaccttatttttttaatgtgttgggcttattttttaattaatatttcttttttttcgcggttgcgaacctgcgatctcgtgagttcgcgcccgatcgcgcgcggcattccgtgccagttttcagccatggagcccagcgaggtgacatcgaaacgcgatcctttgttgccgaacgagccttgtgccgccttgatgaccacaccaccaaggagcctcgacaagaacaagagcggccacatcctgaacagcgattcacgcaacatgatctgccactgctacacgttttggcgtggaggacacgagcaagtttgtcgccgataTGCTctgtgtcagcgaaaggactgtcttcagggtgagggaggaagttaaagcttcgcatttttcgggtggcaaactgacgacgccctcgcgaaagcgcccacgcaatgcggagaagagaagacgcagcgcgaagtttgacagcttcacgttgtgcgcgctgaggtcatgtgtgcacgattgctttcgccgcaacgagataccgacggtcgagaagataactaccgagttttcccatcactaaggcggtgtactgtgcgtcgcctgcttgccgagatcggcttcaagcacgaaaagagaagccgcaactcgctgcttatcgaccgggatgacatcaccaattggcggaatcgctacctccgtgacgtggagcgctaccgggcggaaggccgaaagatcttctacctggacgagacatgggtgacggcgggacacactcggtcgatcgtgtggacagacaccgtggtgcagaagcgcggacgcctgttcgctcgagccaatggcctgacgacgggtctaaaacaaccttctgggaaaggtcagcgcctgatcgtgacgcacatcggcagcgaggatggtttcgtcgacggctgcttggatgtattcagaggcccaaagacaggcgactaccacgaagaaatggatggcaatcgctttgagggctggttcaatgacgttctgcagaagttgccagctggtagcgtcattgttttagacaatgcaccttaccatagccggcgagaagagaatttgccgacgacggcctggaagaaggaaaagatacaggagtggctcacaagcaagaacatcacctacggtgaaaggatgataaataAGCAGCTGCTtaagctggtggcatctgtaaggtcaagctttctgagctacatcgtagacaacacagctataagggccggttgcattgtactcaggctcccgccgtaccaccgcgaatttaatcccattgagcttgtgcgggccaaggtcaaaaatggcatcgctgcggacaacagagacttcaagctgtccacggttgacatcatcttgagggagaaaatcaagcaggtaacggcggaagactggaggaagagcattcagcatgtgatggacttggaggcaaagttcagactttacacgtctgggagtgagcacattcaacccatcataattcagctgggtgaagatgacactgaagaaagcgacttcgactgcgagctgtctggcattgagccactcgacgaagcataaaggcttcttattaacaaaagagcagcccttattagggctatcaaaattttgccggtgggttcgcaacagccaaccatccattccgtgacttctcaaataaataagcagttccgtttatggcatattccttataatagaagctcaattctgataagcaacgtcctgcacacattgtgctcgatttaagaagtggcatagaaacacatttaaatgctggcatatctgaattgaaacattattgttaaccctgattatctttggcgggctcaaaatgctcattcgggccgccaccgtcgagtttgacgcgccccatagtgaaatagcagtagtcacgagcacgctttatggttctgttagcagtctgcactggtaatcacagtcatgtcatagcgagtggtggtgaaatagcagcagacaacacgaaactgacaaccactgtcagcagcttgaatgccaaagcacattcatgtggttgcaatgtttattttgttatctgaatcacacaagtaatgcgaataagagaacaaatataagacatcattagctcaGTGAGGCctaaaatgctcattcaggcagccaccctcgagtttgacgcgccccatagtgaaatagcagaggtcagagcacgctttatggttccgttagcagtctgcactggaaatcagtcatgtcatagtgagtggtggtgaaatagcagcagacaacacgaaactgacagccactgtcagcagcttgaatgccaaaaagcacatTCAAttggttgcaatgtttattttgttatctggctcccacaagtaatgcgaataagagaacaaatatcagccatcattagcttagtgaggcccaaaatgctcattcaggtagccaccgtcgagtttgacgcgccccatagtgaaatagcaagagTCGGAGCATGCTTTATGGCTcagttagcagtctgcactgaaaattgtagtgttgtcatagccaattttcaatttattaatctgactcgagcaagtaatgcgaatgcaagcacaattattaacgtgattaacttttcaagcattttttgtcatatttacgtaccggaaaaatgctcagtaaagttgaatgtgttttagtgagtcactttgttcattacaagccgtaggcaaagtgatggaccgattcagacagtggtaTTGGGGAAGAAATAAATGGTgcaagttgcaaaagctctcacagcactgctttgctggactccattcactagaaaactgcatttgtaatgatgaaagcgtcaagacaggaaatgataccccactgcacaatgttatatatgtgtaccaccacatgtgacgggcagcaaaaccatctgtttattaggactgaatgcaacaacataccAAGGTGCTGTTTCagaatatggcaccttttcatgtgcacttctggcaagctaccgtatgcactgatgcataaacacattgacaggggtaagagacgaagtaactgtgcaagccacgtgatgcttttaacattttgtatctgtcaatgtttctgttgtcacagctgttagaactttctttggtgcaagttggttaatcacgttgcggcaacagcataagaagcaaggtcagaatagtaggagaaaacaaagcaaggtgacagactgaggaggcaaggtacacaagagagaatggctttaatgacatcgaagaggccagccctgctattcactggacttggtgctttgaatgagacgagttaatggaattgtaaagaaagtcgtggctgcagcatgcttacaagaacaaaagcaaagataaaaggatagaaataggaataaatacgtACACgtacggaagaactcacatattcacacacatgaacacaaacgcgagcacgaaaactaagatcttaaatacaaaaagggcgaaataacaaatatacataaacgcacaagaaaacacgcacacacatttaacgcagacgcgagtagaactattaggagtaagttcacaagcagctgtgcctacttcgttgtacttttttttaatgtacatattggctctgttgccttcactgtcataggaattttgtAGTAGCGACAtgtcacgacaaagcgcaaagctgtgttgtgggaaagcaagtcgagcgctgacagcacagcttatgcgcgattgtgtcacagcaggctttctacagctggcgcgtgcagtgagcgaagagttctaagccacacagcgacgcgaattcattccaagctcccttgcaacggcaccagtgtatcagtcataattttagattagcattcaggctgacattaaggaaacaaacactgcttccaaaaacctgaccgttaacaatccaatgacattcgctcaagcagcgcgtgttagtcactgattgttagcattggtggaaagcaatcaatcgacggtgctacacaacactcgaacgacgctgctagacgctcggctatcttatcacactgctgccaacgatcggtcgtttgcacgctgagctggcagcaacgaatctttgcgttggacgttgctttcacaaatcttttctgttgagaaactcgcaggttggtttcacccgcgcacgcttttctcatttgtcctgataatggttttgctccattacttcaccacgtccgacgagaaacgcaggggcacagtacacaaacacacccgccgctcacagtaggcaccagactttggcgaactctcgtcgtcgtaacttcacttaggagcaaaagaaaacaccacggaacaaacacgtacgatgtttctttgcagcggtatgtcgccgcgggatcctgtttccacacgaagcgcagcgcagcgtcaccgatgttcgctgcaatcttccttcgccggctcacggctaagaacaaacgcacgcggcacaaattgtgcatcgtaagctcacaataatatttccggcatgacagaccaccacaaacaattcgaattcactctgacgaagggagacgcacagagctgacgcgactcggcccagttcgaagcgagggcggccatgttaggcatgttctccgtcggtggggacaccggccgtccggctcatgacgtcacctgaagtgcgcgcctattggtgccggctcgtgtacATCCGCCttggaggggcaaatgccgctgtcttctaaagttgtatccgactatagaagTCGTGGGGCTGCTGCCTGTGTCGATAGTGCACGGGGCTCGGCTCCCCTCTGGCTCGGCGACCTCGGGGATGGGTGGCAGGGATGGAGAAGTGCCGTGCTGTTGTTGCCCCGCGGCGCTGTCCGCCCGTCGACCCGCGGGAAGGACTAGGTAGCCGgcgctcggggggggggggggggggggtgctgctcTCGTTGTCGGGGACAGGTTCGCCATGACGCCCGCCCGCGCCTTCATCCACAGCCGCTCGCGGCAGTGACTCGGCGGCCGGCGTGTGCTCGCCATCGAGCGGGGCGGTGGGGGGACGTCCGAGATCCGGAACGTCGTGTCCCGCAGTGCCGTCCGCCACCGCCGCCCCGCGTGGGGCAGAGGAAGGTGACGGCGTACGGCTGTCGCGGGGTTGGGGTCGCTCAGGGGTTCCAAGGTCCCCCTCGGTAGGAGACGGGGGCTCGGTGTCTTCCCCTGTTTCGCCTCCGGGGACCAGGGGGGAGGCTGCCGGCGAGCAGGTTGAGGAGACGTCGAAGGGAGACGACGGCCTGCTGGACGACGATGATGCGGCGGAGTCGACGCCGTCAGCTGGCGACGAGGAGCTCGCGTAGCTGCTTGTTGGGGACGACGATGATGGGGTGGTGTCGTCCCGTTCGGCCGGGCTTTGCAGCTCGGTCTTTGTGGGGTGCCGCCGCGGGATCCTGCGGGCACCGCGGGTTCTCCGAGCGGCTCCTTTGAAGAAGGTGGGCGAGAGCCGCTTAGATGTCCCATCTTGGCTGGCCTGGGGCGACGGGAACATGCGGCTCGCCTCCTTCAGTAGGAGGTTCAGGGCACGTGAGCGTGCCTGAGGGGTGACGGGCCGTAGCTCGGCTACGCCCTGCAGGATGTCGTCGCCCATCTCCGGGGCGAGTTCAGGCAACGATGTCGGATCACCCATCCATGCCTGCTCTCTTGGGAGCCCTAAAAAGGGCTACGCTCGAGAGCGCGGTCGTGGGAGAAGGCAGACAGGTGAAGGTGGGAGAGCAGGAGAAGCGACCTCTCTCAACGGGAGGTCGGAGAAggaagcatgtgtcatttggtatttagatataggaatacggAGTGTAGAGGTGAAACGTGCGCatgcggtgaatgggcggcattacaaacaaaagcaattcgcctTTACATACATGGGGTaaaaaatacccgactcatcccaaacactatataaaatattgaaacatctgatttccaagcattccgcCATTtctgggcattatttcctgcactttaacagcgcaaatacacgggcgacttcgcgtttccaaaacttggccacgagcgacgcgacggtacgctacatgcacagagacggacgcaacagaggctcccagccgcaccatgctagacgttcgcagaatgccttctactcgcactcaagacaaatgcgtaggtgaaaagcctgttttcagtcctttagaagacggaattttcgaattacaggcttctgatatgttcctcggcgttatctttcgcgcgttctgccggcgccagcaacacactcccatgttatcactcttggcaattgCCCAttgcgttttcgacaggcgtgagtaccgaaagaaggtatatgttatTGCGGGGCCACagaaaacgtcacaaacttgtccctctaagattcattacacgccaaaccatctttgtcaccacggccgagctgcttatcgctaacgtCGCCAccgcgcgctgtgcggccagcgtgcctcaaaagctaGTACCCcgaaaagtaacgaaattacttttctgtaatgtctggcgtcagagaaagcggcacacacttttcctagcaagatgcactagactacgcaccatggccgagttggttctcgctaactgcatCACACGCCCTGTgtggccagtgtgcctcaaaaaccgaaataagttgcAATAATCTCCTTGGAAGCATCGGAAACATGtttcagcacgattcattaactcaaattagcTGCGCCATGACGGCGGAGCTGTTCTGTAACTGCGTCAGAAgcctcggtcccgtgccgtaagactaattgcgtcgtagactgtgaaacaaaatttctcaccttgccgtagtccaatagtgcagtgttctcttgtcccagtgcagaaggaacgcaaaatacgccgggagcccaagaaaccaggctacatttaaagaaagagagacagacgtgtcgccgcgggcgagcactcaaacgcgcgcgcagccccCCTGTCTCGCCTCGGGGGAGTGTCTgccggatgacgcatgcatctggcgcgtcattgaactgtggctaggtaaggcaaggaaaatgacttgcaaagtttaagttcatttatacacaaaacgttttagttttcgcggcaaagtattaaaaaaataaatgaatgtctgttaacttaatttcactttctttttttcgatgctcgcggcagctaacgttcgtcATCAAGCTTAtaacgtgacgtatggtgacgtgtttcctgttgccagtttttgccgagtgtcccctcttgttgaatttctttctctatggtggcggtcccactccggcggcacgagccccccgttttcattACTTTTGGGGCAATCGTGGCGGCttttctacttaggatataaagttgtcgtatataccataaaaaagcttaattcctATAGATTCCAGCTATATATAATGTAGTAAAATTaattattgtgatttagaaataaatgttcaagaacaagcatgagatacatggttatGGCGAACTgcgtctcagttgtgaccatatttagaagaaactaccgcatgtagtgcttgcggcttgctctgttgctttagcacatatttatgtatttcctagacgcagcaaaatggtgctgaatttttactttttggataatttgcttttgaagattgccaaatattgcaatcttctgttgtagaCAGCCCGGCAACAACATGCTCAAAGGAggtaaattttggataaagtagagttcgaGGAATTTCCGTTTAGACGCAAAATTcgattcatgtacctttattactTTTCCTGATAATGAGACCGAAATTAAGCTGTATTTAGAATTCTGTTTCTACCTCTGTCCATTTTTGCGGGAACGTACTAAAGCAACGAAGTTGATGTTTAAAgcctaataaaggtacatgaatgaaattttgcgtcctaaatggaaattccttgaactctgcTTAATCCAAAAttgagcttccttgagcatgtagttgccgggctctttacaacagaagattgcaatatttggcaatcttcgaaagcaaattat
This genomic stretch from Dermacentor silvarum isolate Dsil-2018 chromosome 2, BIME_Dsil_1.4, whole genome shotgun sequence harbors:
- the LOC119440168 gene encoding skin secretory protein xP2-like, with the protein product MGDDILQGVAELRPVTPQARSRALNLLLKEASRMFPSPQASQDGTSKRLSPTFFKGAARRTRGARRIPRRHPTKTELQSPAERDDTTPSSSSPTSSYASSSSPADGVDSAASSSSSRPSSPFDVSSTCSPAASPLVPGGETGEDTEPPSPTEGDLGTPERPQPRDSRTPSPSSAPRGAAVADGTAGHDVPDLGRPPTAPLDGEHTPAAESLPRAAVDEGAGGRHGEPVPDNESSTPPPPPPERRLPSPSRGSTGGQRRGATTARHFSIPATHPRGRRARGEPSPVHYRHRQQPHDFYSRIQL